The nucleotide window TATTCATAAAATCACCTTTTATATTTATTTTAATAATGCACTCGGTACTTTACATCGTCTACTTTAGTTGTTTCCAACTAATATTAGATATATTCTCTTTGACAGGCCAAATAATTCTTTGTATCTCTTTTTTCTTTTGACGAAATTTATCTTTTATACTCACCTCCCTATAACATTTAAACTTTTTCTTCATGGCGTCTGACAATTTTAATTTATAAAAATTTTTGTTATTTTGTGCATAATCCATAAGCTGTGTTGATATTTCCTCATCAAAAACTTTGTATATTGGTTCTAAAATATGCAAAATCGATGATGCAAAATCACCATCATTTTTGTTTTTATTACAAATCAAAATATACGCAATAGGATCTGCCAAATATTCTAACATTTTTAATGGAAATTTGTTATATTTACTTACAGCCATAACCCGAGTTATCATATTTCTTTTTATGTAATCACTACCCAAACTTTTGGGAAATTTGTCTAACCTTGCTAAGACTTCTTTATACGCCAAATCAAGCTCCCCTAATTTTAATTTTTTACATGAAATGTGTACTTTATGCACCAATTCATGTAAAAATGTTTGAGTCGCCACAAACTCTCCTCCAAAACTTGATATCTGAATTATATTTTTATTAAAATTGTATGCCCCTAATAAATATCCATCTTTTATTACCTTTCCTTTTAGCACTGATACATCTATATTATTTGTTACAAAAATTTGCAAATTATTATTAGTCCAATCTTTCTCCATGGTATAAAGAGCTGAACACAGCATCACCAACTCTATTCTATCATCTTTATACTTTTCAATGTTATCAAGAATAACATTGATTAATTCTTTTGCTCTATCATCTTCACAATATATCTCCCTCTTTAATATGTCCATATAACTATGTTTATTGTTATCTCCTATAAATATATTGCTAAGTCTTAACTCTTTCTCTGTAGAATCGTACGAACATATCTCTTTTAAAATATCATATACTTCTTTACTTCCATTAAATTTAGCTAAAGCTAATGCATTAAGTCCTCTATAATTTATACACTCAACATCAGCTCCTTTAGACAATAACATACGCACTATTTCTTTATTCCCCGAAACCGCAGAATGCATAAGAGGAGTAAACCCAAAGGTATCTCTAATATTTACCTTGGCTCCTCTTCTTAAAATACTCCCAACTTTTAAAACATCTCTAGCTTTTATGGCATCCACTAATTTATCCTCTAAATCCATAAAATCCTCTCACTTTGTTTAGGTTGTATTATTGTTATACTATTCAATTGCTTTTACTTCGGTTATACTATTCCATTTTTCGAAGATATCTCCTAACTATCACTTTGACAACTTTTAATGTATTCTTATAATATTTTTAGCTATCTTCGTAATCTTTGATTCTTTTGGAATCTCTTTTACTTTTTTAATACTTGTTTCTATTTCTGGTACTATAACTTTAAACCTTCCGCCTTTATTACGAACAAAACCCACACAATCAAAAATCTCTGTACAAATTGATGTTTCTGCATGTATTGCATCCTGATGCTCTGTCGGATTTGCTGCCGGAAATATATTATACCAAACATTCGGACCTCCAAATCTCAACTCTACTATGTGATGAGCATCATAATTATCCCCTTCACTTTTCCAGCAAACACCATTCATATACACATCTTCTTCATATTTGGGCCATTCTTGTCCAGTTTCCACTTCCCACTCTTTTCTTAAATTTCTGCAACTTTGATGAAATTCCCTTCTACTCTTGTTGTACTGTACTACATCGCTTTTGTGGACTTCATTATTTCTTACATAATCCTTGATTAACTCTATCTGTTTACACGTAATCTCTCTTCCTGTAATTTGCTCTAGTTCTCTTAAATACGCATCTATTTTATCTCTAAGCTTTAACGTAATAACATAATCTCCATCCTGTCTCTTGTCAATCTTTCTTTTAGATTTATCTAGCAACTTATCAATTCCAATAACCATCTTACTATGGGCTAAATCAGTTTGTCTTGTCAGCATAGGCAATCTCCTTTATCTAGTAATTTCTAAGAGATCTTTTAAGCAAAAACATCTTTATTTTCATCAATTCGCATGCTCTCCTACGCAAAACGTGTAATTCCAACCTAATCATTATATCATATATACAAAATTTTGCAACATTTTATCGATTTGTATAAATTGCTATAAATTGCAATAATAAATTACCAGTTTAAAAAAAATACAAACATAATACTTCCATAATTTGTTTGAGGAATATAGCCTAAATACAGTAGGTATCCATAATAAACACAAACACCTAATATACAAAAAAAGCATTCTTGTTTCTTACTAAAGTTTATGTTTGTAATATTTTTATTAAATTATTCTATTAACAATTCTTTTTTAGCTTCATTATGCCCATATTCAAAATATATATTTTTTCTTTCCTACAAAATGGTAGCGTATACTTGTGACTTTAATCAACTAAGTATACGCTTGTAAAAAACATATATTAAAACTTGATAATTGCTATTATAAAGTTCTCTCACCGGCCTTTTTCATTTTAATATATTACATATTTACGACAGCCATGTTTTTGCTATTTTGCACATTTTCGTCAATTTCTTTTACTGTGTCTATTAATTTTTGTTTCTTGTTTATTTTTTTATTTATTTCCATGAAACAACCATCTGTATTTTGACTCTCAAGCTCCTCTTTCAATTCTTCGATAATACTATGTAACGTTTCCAACTCGTACCTTATTATCCAAAGCATCACTCACGTATACATAAGCATGATTTATCAAATCTACTTTAACCTTAGTTGGCATATCTCGTTTAAATTCTACCGCCACACCGTCGTCGTACTCTAATGTACGTATTCCAACCAACGAATACACACTATTTCCATTAACTGTTGGTTCTACTTCATATATCTTGATGTCGTCCCATCGCATAACTTTAAAATCACCGGAGTACACCTTAACTACACTCACCCCACCATTAACATCATAACATTTACGTACTTTTTCACGTGGCACTTTAAATTTCTCTAGTGTATTTTCTCTATGTCTTCCTCTATAATCACTTTCTACTGCAATCTTGCTTATTCCTCGCACATCCTGAACACTAATTGCCACTTTATTATCACTTACGTTTTTATATACATAAGTTACTATACATAATACATCTTCCAAATTTATCTCTACTTTGTTGCCTAATGCATCATATACTTCAAGCTTAGTTACTCCAATTATGTCTTTTAATGGTACAATTTGCTCTCTTGGATATAACTCATCCGAGTCTCTCAAATAATTGCTATAATCATATATAACATCCTCATTATTTCTTACTAATTTCCACAATCCAGCTCCATTATCGCTCATAGCTATCTCATATCGATTCTCCTCGCTAATGTATCGAATACTCGCTTGTGGCTTTTCATTATCCTCTTCTAAGTCTCCTATATCTACATTTGTTACATTACCTAATCCATCCCTCACAAGCACCGTACTTACTCCATTAGCCAATAGTTGCCCTATTTCCTCATTCATTTCTCCACTAAAGCTCAATGTCTCCCCTGCTATAATCTCGCCTATTCCCGATTCATTATCTATAGCTTTTATTAATACATTACCATTTCCTATATATAGCTTCCCGCCCTCCATATTACTAGGTACCGTCGCTCCACTATTATCTATGTCAAGTACTATCTCCGCATAATGTTCACCTTTTCCATCATATACCCTAATCATCTCTGTACCTTCTACTACATTAAAGAACTCTCTTACTCCTTCTCTCATATTATCATCTATCAGCACGCCATTAGCATATGTCACCTTTGATACTCCATTTATTTTATCCACTACATTTAATACAATCCTATCGCCTGTCTCATTTCTATATGCTCCATTAACCACCAACATTTCATCATTCAAAAATATAACATTCTCATGGCCAAATATATCTCGCACCTTCAAAAATGATTGATTATCTACTATATACTCTAATAATACCTCTTTCCTGTTATCATCATATATTGCAAACGTATCACCATTTTCTTTTATTATTTCTGTTATCCCAACCGAATCTACTATTTTCATATATATCACATTTTCCTTTTTGTACTTCCACGCCACTCTTGCACCTAATCCATCATCTACCTGTAATGGTATCTCTATTTCATTACCTAACGCATCTCTTGCCAAAAGCGCTGTTTCATTTATTCTTTCTTTCCCCACATATATCACTGGATTTTCACTTATATCCGACGTCCATGATGTAGGATATCCTTCGATTTGATGCACCACTTCACCTGTTATTTTCCCTATAACGTTGTCCAATCCAGATGAATCCTCTAAGCGCAATATATATTTACCATTCTCATACTCTATACTGTACAATGGACTATCTAAATCAGCCTCAATTTCCCTATCTATACTTTTAGTGTTAATATCTGTTTCATTTCCATATCTATCTTCAAACGTTACTTTCTCCAATCCATTACTAGGCTTAATTGTTATTATTACATCATTTCCATTCTCGTTCACACTAATACCGCCTTCTTCTACTGACATTATACTATATGCTGACGTCTTATATAATTTTGTATCAATCTTTGCTATAACATTCTTTGGCATATCCGTTAATGTTATTGACTCCTCCCCTAACTTGACTGTCTTTATTCCTCGTTTATCTGACATTTTTACTTTGTATTTCCCTTGTCCATCACGTGCAAACTCTGACATTATTGGTCCTTCATTATCTATCTTTATGTCAATTATACTAGTTGTTCCATCGCCATATTCTATTACTATTTCTTTTGCTCCACCTATTGCTAATTCCTTGTTATAGCTTAATGGTAACCCCATAACAGAATCTTTATGCAAAACTCCTTGTCTATCTACATAAGATACACTAACAATTCCTCCCTTGCTTGGCTTGGTTGAAAATTCTATCAATGCCATTTCCTCAGCAATATTTTTTGCACAAGATTCTATCACTGTATCAAGCGCACCCTCTCTTATGTCTAATTCTTTATATTCCCCAAACATATCAACTATGCGTACTATATCTATACCTTTTGGAACTCTAAACTCTTGCTCTACCTCTGTTAGATTATCAATAATATCTACTTTATCGTCTTTATCCTCTCCATATCGTATTTCTTTAATCCCAGCTACATCCTCTAATGTTGCTCGAATACTTCCATCTTCAAGTAATATTGTATTCATTACCTTTGGAATACTCAAATCATCTTCTAACAAAATTTCTGTAGTTTTTACTATATTCCCATATTGATCTGCTGCACACACTAATTTCACTGCCGTTGTTCCCATTGGAGTATCCTCTAACACGCAATTTACTTGAGTAAGATTATTTACAGGTATTGTTTTATCTTCTACTCCCCCTAAACACACTATACTAGCTATATCTCTCTTAGACTCAAAATGTAATGCAATCCTATTTCCTTTCACCGCCGAACTTTTTACTCTAATATCCAAATTAGAAATATCTACTGTAACATCTCTTATACCTTCTTTTTTTGTGTATATTTCACTTATTCCTTCAGGAACTATATATATATCGCCACTAGTTTCAACAGCCACATCATCTCCATAATATATTTGTGTATTTGCTTTTATTAATACACGCCCCTGCCTATCATAATACATATTACTAAGTCTTGGTAAATCACTTAAACCAGTTACATTGATCGGCACTCCAAATCCATCTACAATAATAATTTCTCTTGCATTTGCCGGTATATTAACCCTAGTCTCAATATCATCCCCTAAATCCACTTCGTATACAACTTCACTCTCGTCCAATTTATATCGAAGTTTTCTAACTCCAGAATTATTCTCTACTCTTATCGACTTTATACCATCTAGACTAGATTCATATGCATTGTCAAAACTTGTGCCACTATATTGCTCTAACGTTACTACATTAGAACTTTTGTCTTGATAAACAATACGTACTCTCGTTGTTCCATTCTCCACCGAAATTGCTTGATCCAAATCTATTGGGTTCCCTGTTACAATTCCAATTTCTCTTGCTAAATCATTATAACAAATAAGTTTTATTACATCTCTTGCACCTACATCTATTCTAACCTTAGTTGTATCATCATTTACTCGTTTAACCATTTTAGATATACTTTCTTCTGGCACATCAATAGCTATAGTTTCGCCTCCTCCAATAGGTGTAAAGTATAACTTATTCACCTCTTTAGGCAATGTTATTGTACCATCGGGATTTCTATTGTCCACTACATTTTCTTCATACACTAAAACATCATTTCCTCGTACATCTATATAAGATATTTGTGTTCCTTCTGTTTCTACCGAGATATTTCCATTCTTATCCTTATATAAATTGTCAACAAATGGATAATTTGACAAAACTAATTCTTTTACATTTCCCAATCTATCATACACATATACTTGCGTCACACCTTTTGCTATGCCCACTGTAGCTTCATTGTCAAATACATCCCCAGAAGAATAAGTTTTTAATATTCGGTTGCTATTATCCATTATTTTAAATAACCCTGACTTATCAGACACTGTCATCTTTAACGCCATATATTCTCTTCTTACATTTCTTACTGTAGGCTCTGTTACATCTTGTGTAGGTATTACCTCTGTTACACTCTCATCTTGATACACTACCACAAGCTTACTTGCACCTCTTACATCAATTATATCATTAAACGTTGAGTCTTCCACTGCTATGCTATGTTTATTCCCTAATTGATCTATATACCATATTCTATTTATATCCTTTGTTACCCCAGTTATGTTTAGCACCGCCTTATTCCCATCTCCACTTACACTTGCACAAAATATATTAGCTACGATACTCATTTCACTTATATCTACATCAGAAACTGTCCCAAACCCATCTACAACTTTTACATCATACATATCAGATGTTATCTTTTGCGTTACCCTTGTACTTCCACCTAACTCCAAAACAGTTTCTATTCCGTACTCATCTTCATACAGCATATTATATATCCCAGCACTATCCTCTATTGTCACAAGCATATCACCATCTTCTAACCCAACTAAATTGCTTAGTTCAGATATAGCTGTGTCTGATACCAAATTCACACGCACTTTATTATTTGTATTAACATCTCCATACACTACTCCTATTTTACGAACATCATTACTTGGTAGCGAAATATTTTGATTA belongs to Clostridiales bacterium and includes:
- a CDS encoding ankyrin repeat domain-containing protein, which codes for MDLEDKLVDAIKARDVLKVGSILRRGAKVNIRDTFGFTPLMHSAVSGNKEIVRMLLSKGADVECINYRGLNALALAKFNGSKEVYDILKEICSYDSTEKELRLSNIFIGDNNKHSYMDILKREIYCEDDRAKELINVILDNIEKYKDDRIELVMLCSALYTMEKDWTNNNLQIFVTNNIDVSVLKGKVIKDGYLLGAYNFNKNIIQISSFGGEFVATQTFLHELVHKVHISCKKLKLGELDLAYKEVLARLDKFPKSLGSDYIKRNMITRVMAVSKYNKFPLKMLEYLADPIAYILICNKNKNDGDFASSILHILEPIYKVFDEEISTQLMDYAQNNKNFYKLKLSDAMKKKFKCYREVSIKDKFRQKKKEIQRIIWPVKENISNISWKQLK